The DNA segment CAACGCTCTTTCCTACACTCCTCGCCCATGAATTCCCTTCGCATGCGTCGGCATGAAATCACTCTGCTGCCTGAAAGCGCGCGAGTTATCATCCGGCCTTTTATTTCTTCGGATGCCCAGCGCATCGCCACTGTCATTGGCCGCGCTCTGGCCCTGACGGAAGAGGAGGTCATCCAGGAACTGCAGGCTGTGCATGAGGAGTTCGATGCCCGACATTATGATATTGAAGAACCGCTGATGGATCATTACCACCGGGTGCAGGAGCACATCTTCACCCAGCGGCCCCTTTCACGTGAAAGGCAGTTGCTCATCGGTGCATTGTTCTCTGGGGAATATGCTCTGGAATCTGCTGCTCTATTCAATCCATCCATCGTGCCTCATCCCGATCAAAATGGTGTGGAGGTGGGTGGGCTGCGTTTCATCATGAGCCTGCGCGCCACTGGGGAAGGGCACATCTCCTCCATTGAGTTTCGCGATGGCCTCATTTCTCCGCAGGGAGACATCAGCTTCGCCGGAGTTTCACGGTACGTCACTGTGCCACAGGTGGTGACCAACCCCACGTACCGCAAAGACCGCTTTCTCATCAAGCTGAATGAAATGGGCTTTAACAACGAAAGCGCCACTGCCGTCATGAATCCGTTGGGGGAGCAGTTTTCTCGCACGGATCTCGCCACCTCTGTGGCGCGTATCCAATGCGAAACACAGTCCTCCAGTCATGATTGTCAGAGCACCTTGGAGTGTATCCAGTGGCTGGCGGATTCCAATTACGAGCTGCAGTTTTCGCCCAAGCTGGCCTTGAGTGAGCGCATCATCTTTCCGGTGTCTAAAAATGAAAGCAACGGCATCGAAGATGCGCGCTTTGTCCGCTTTACGGAAGATGACGGCACGGTCACTTACTGTGCTACATACACAG comes from the Prosthecobacter fusiformis genome and includes:
- a CDS encoding glycoside hydrolase family 130 protein: MNSLRMRRHEITLLPESARVIIRPFISSDAQRIATVIGRALALTEEEVIQELQAVHEEFDARHYDIEEPLMDHYHRVQEHIFTQRPLSRERQLLIGALFSGEYALESAALFNPSIVPHPDQNGVEVGGLRFIMSLRATGEGHISSIEFRDGLISPQGDISFAGVSRYVTVPQVVTNPTYRKDRFLIKLNEMGFNNESATAVMNPLGEQFSRTDLATSVARIQCETQSSSHDCQSTLECIQWLADSNYELQFSPKLALSERIIFPVSKNESNGIEDARFVRFTEDDGTVTYCATYTAYNGRAILPQLIETQDFLHFRILTLNGNAVQNKGMALFPRRINGRYAMLSRQDDENLFIMFSDNSHYWNDPQMLLRPAAAWESVKIGNCGSPIETEAGWLVITHGVGAMRKYCIGAALLDLHDPTRVIGRLSAPLLSPEGHEREGYVPNVVYSCGSLIHGKQLFLPYAMSDKASAIASIPVETILAALLAGQN